One Triticum dicoccoides isolate Atlit2015 ecotype Zavitan chromosome 5B, WEW_v2.0, whole genome shotgun sequence genomic window carries:
- the LOC119312456 gene encoding transcription elongation factor TFIIS-like: MASPPGPGSANRALSSSRGPLSPFPGGAGPFLRHQHPPGGDSDGGASFDEDDDDDDEEEEDGEDQDAELAARSSQQRRAASPARIGRPVVNGENGGSQIQEGQQWQLYSCGTEQHDRASSRGDEEPGSVPREMRVEDGYGVIGRREGGPASSYWDLLRAHLSDPLTGILMDDAMILSCGHSYGSSGMQHIYRMKACGKCGQPITENSIRPNLALGLAVQAFRREEESAKTLKRKRDRLEQGFDSIPPAAAAACRMAMERELMETFEAAKKAAAAAAEEADGSSPEAERCLDALRRLREFRVNTDVLVSTQVGKRLRYLTKHPNSDIQAVAADLFGYWKKVVIEETGKKNGTPANGKSNNSAAKAEKPQPMKVERKSANVKVEKNSTSTTVKTEKNATVKTEKDSMSASVKIEKTVNSDSKVQVKVEKVSKEVSRTSETKKPSSVPNGPPKLTSLVRCNDAARDKYRELLVDAFVKVSKETSDDDREEIRDLLDQVNACDPYRVAVTVESALFERIGRSTGTHKVKYRSILFNLKADNNPDFRRRVLLGEVRPGSLVDMPADEMASDARKLENQQIKEKALFDCERASAPKASTDQFKCGRCGQRKTTYYQLQTRSADEPMTTFVTCVNCNNHWKFC; the protein is encoded by the exons ATGGCGTCTCCTCCGGGCCCGGGGTCTGCCAACCGCGCGCTCTCCTCATCGAGGGGGCCGCTCTCGCCCTTCCCCGGCGGCGCGGGCCCGTTCCTCCGGCATCAACATCCTCCCGGCGGCGACTCCGACGGCGGCGCCTCGTTcgacgaagatgacgacgacgatgacgaggaggaggaggatggggaggaTCAGGACGCCGAGCTGGCGGCCCGCAGCTCGCAGCAGCGACGCGCCGCCTCTCCAG CAAGAATCGGGCGGCCTGTGGTGAATGGGGAGAATGGAGGGAGTCAAATCCAGGAAGGGCAGCAATGGCAGCTGTACAGCTGTGGAACCGAGCAGCATGACCGCGCTTCGTCTAGAGGGGACGAAGAACCTGGTTCTGTTCCCAGGGAGATGAGGGTGGAGGATGGATATGGGGTTATtgggagaagagagggaggccctgcATCTAGCTACTGGGACCTGCTCAGAGCGCACCTTTCGGACCCGTTGAC AGGTATTCTCATGGACGACGCAATGATTCTTTCATGTGGCCATTCTTATGGAAGTAGTGGGATGCAGCATATCTACAGAATG AAAGCTTGTGGTAAATGTGGTCAGCCAATCACCGAGAACTCCATTCGACCAAACCTGG CTCTTGGCCTTGCAGTCCAGGCATTTAGACGAGAGGAAGAGTCGGCAAAAACGTTGAAAAGAAAAAGAGACCGCCTGGAACAG GGTTTTGATTCgatcccccccgccgccgccgccgcctgccggatGGCCATGGAGAGGGAGCTCATGGAGACcttcgaggccgccaagaaggccgccgccgccgccgccgaggaggccgACGGCTCCTCCCCCGAGGCCGAGCGCTGCCTCGACGCCCTGCGCCGCCTCCGCGAGTTCCGCGTCAACACCGACGTCCTCGTCTCCACGCAG GTTGGCAAACGTCTTCGGTACCTGACGAAGCACCCTAACTCAGACATACAGGCGGTGGCTGCAGACCTTTTTGGGTACTGGAAGAAGGTTGTTATTGAAGAGACAGGAAAGAAAAACGGCACACCAGCAAATGGAAAATCAAACAACTCTGCAGCTAAGGCTGAGAAACCTCAGCCCATGAAGGTTGAAAGGAAGTCAGCGAACGTGAAGGTTGAAAAGAACTCTACGTCGACGACTGTGAAGACTGAAAAGAATGCAACTGTGAAGACTGAAAAGGATTCTATGTCGGCAAGTGTGAAGATTGAGAAGACTGTGAATAGTGATTCCAAAGTCCAAGTTAAGGTAGAGAAGGTTTCAAAGGAAGTTAGCAGAACATCTGAAACAAAGAAACCATCTTCTGTTCCAAATGGTCCCCCAAAGCTGACATCCCTTGTCAGATGCAACGATGCTGCTCGAGATAAATACAGGGAGCTTCTTGTTGACGCCTTCGTCAAGGTTTCCAAGGAAACTAGTGATGATGACAGAGAGGAAATAAGAGATCTCCTGGACCAGGTAAATGCATGCGACCCATATAGAGTTGCTGTGACAGTGGAGTCGGCGCTGTTTGAGAGGATAGGGCGTTCCACCGGGACCCACAAGGTGAAATACAGGTCGATACTGTTCAACCTGAAAGCCGACAACAACCCCGACTTCCGGCGGAGGGTGCTGCTGGGCGAGGTGAGGCCCGGGAGCCTGGTGGACATGCCCGCGGACGAGATGGCGAGCGACGCTCGGAAGCTGGAGAACCAGCAGATCAAGGAGAAGGCCCTGTTTGACTGCGAGCGCGCGTCGGCGCCCAAGGCGTCGACGGACCAGTTCAAGTGCGGGCGTTGCGGGCAGCGCAAGACGACCTACTACCAGCTGCAGACCCGGAGTGCGGACGAGCCGATGACGACGTTCGTGACGTGCGTCAACTGCAACAACCACTGGAAGTTCTGCTGA
- the LOC119312458 gene encoding serine/threonine/tyrosine-protein kinase HT1-like yields the protein MHRLTCGCKFADPDTVVPSAAAASHRVRPDTMSCGSDGCRDGGGGEGFGRSRPSKVAADDSVEPARCSDATSPPGSWIDRKLLVDPKMLFVGSKIGEGAHGKVYTGKYGDQIVAIKVLNSGSTPEEKVTLEDRFIREVNMMCKVKHDNLVKFIGACKEPLMVIVSELLPGMSLKNYLNSIRPSQLDIHTALGYALNIARAMECLHANGIIHRDLKPDNLLLTANRKKLKLTDFGLAREETVTEMMTAETGTYRWMAPELYSTVTLQRGEKKHYTNKVDVYSFGIVLWELLTNKMPFEGMSNLQAAYAAAFKQVRPAFPVDTPQELASIVQSCWVEDPAMRPSFSQIIRMLDAFLTTIPPPPPSEADEDATESEDTTSSLSSKSSSVSSIVSRATSKLSVVRHLFASKKGGSNGKA from the exons ATGCATCGGCTGACCTGCGGCTGCAAGTTCGCCGACCCCGACACGGTCGTCCCCTCCGCGGCGGCGGCGTCGCATCGCGTGCGGCCGGACACCATGAGCTGCGGCAGCGACGGGtgcagggacggcggcggcggcgaggggttcGGGCGGTCGCGGCCGAGCAAGGTCGCGGCCGACGACTCGGTGGAGCCCGCGCGGTGCTCGGACGCCACCTCGCCGCCGGGGTCCTGGATTGACAGGAAGCTGCTGGTCGATCCCAAGATGCTGTTCGTCGGATCCAAGATTGGGGAGGGCGCCCACGGCAAGGTCTACACGGGCAA GTATGGTGATCAGATTGTAGCCATAAAAGTTCTCAACAGTGGCAGTACCCCCGAAGAAAAAGTAACACTTGAAGATCGTTTCATCCGAGAAGTCAATATGATGTGTAAAGTGAAACATGATAATCTTGTGAAG TTCATTGGAGCCTGCAAGGAACCATTGATGGTGATTGTAAGTGAGCTGCTACCAGGGATGTCGCTGAAAAATTACTTGAACAGCATCCGGCCCAGCCAACTAGATATCCATACTGCATTAGGCTATGCACTCAACATAGCTCGTGCAATGGAATGTTTACATGCCAATGGAATAATACACAGAGACCTGAAACCTG ATAATTTGTTGCTTACTGCAAACCGTAAGAAGCTGAAGCTTACTGATTTTGGACTTGCACGAGAGGAAACTGTGACTGAAATGATGACGGCTGAAACTGGGACATACCGATGGATGGCCCCAGAG TTATACAGCACTGTCACACTTCAACGTGGTGAAAAAAAGCACTACACAAATAAAGTGGATGTGTACAGCTTTGGCATCGTCCTGTGGGAGTTGCTGACCAATAAAATGCCATTCGAAGGCATGTCGAATCTACAAGCTGCATATGCTGCTGCTTTTAAA CAAGTACGCCCAGCTTTTCCTGTGGACACCCCCCAGGAGCTCGCGTCCATCGTGCAGTCATGCTGGGTCGAGGACCCCGCTATGCGGCCCAGCTTCAGCCAGATCATCCGCATGCTGGACGCCTTCCTCACGACGATCCCTCCGCCGCCCCCTTCGGAGGCAGACGAGGACGCGACGGAGTCGGAAGACACAACGTCGTCGCTGAGCAGCAAGAGCTCCTCGGTCTCCTCCATCGTTTCCCGCGCGACAAGCAAGCTCTCGGTCGTCCGCCATCTGTTCGCCTCGAAGAAGGGGGGCAGCAATGGGAAGGCATGA